The nucleotide window TGAAAGAGTGCTCTGGCTGAGAGTGTGATTGCTGCATTCCCAAGCCTGAAAGACCCTCAAGGAATCACAGGATATGTAAGTATTAATGTTTGCCTTATTGAAGGGCAACCCATCCGAATCAGAGAGGCTTGTACAAATTGAATGGCCCTAGTCATCACCACGACTATTAAAGCTTTTATCTGAAGATTGGAAATAGTATGCACACTTGGTTCACTtagcttatgaatattcatatattctacattaaatttcaataattattaaaatttggTGTACATACTTTCATCTTGGAAGGTTATGAGACAATCAACTCCATATGAAGTATGGCAAATGTGACTGTCCACCACAAATGGGCTTTAAAGTaggtataataatattgaggtATGTCCAACAATAGAAAACACAAGATTTAGTCACAAGCGGTGACGTTTTATTTTCTGTCCACCAAgcaacacaaacacacaatgtacaattttaaaacttattttcagGAGTCTTAACTTGCCAAATAATCTAAAACCCAACTTTTTAGCCCATTcctggtggatggtcacaatgTCAGTGCATGTGAAAAAACAATTAGACCTGTCCTGTGTAATTTACATATgcttgtcattgttttactaaagGAAGCCTTTTACACTAAAGGATCCAAAGGATGCCTGCAGGTGGTTATCTTGAAGAACACTTGCGTTATGTGaggaaaaatatgataagaaAGGAGGAAGTTGGAGAGGCATCAAGGAAGGAAGGAGGAAGTTGGAAAGCATCAAGGTAATTGAcctattacccccccccccaaaaaaaaaaaaacaaaaaacaaaaaaacccatcgacgacaacaacaaaaactcaaaaactaatataaaaaaaatataacaaaataacaaaatccccAATGccccataaacaaacaaaaactatgccacataaatagaaaacaaaattaattagaaGGCCCCATGCCCGTGTTACACCACAGATACTAAAGGATTCTTTATCACAGGTCTTGTTTGCATTGCTTGCTTGGAATGTGTAACAACAGCACTCAAGGAAGTTTGTGTTTTAGGGGCTGGACAAAAAAGGAAAGTGGTATTTCTGATGCACAAGTATCATTGTCATGTCATATAAATAGAGTGTGCTCATAGTTTTCAACTTCACGAGTTGCCTCAGGAGTACCCAACCAACTTGGTTCAGGACATGGAAGCAAGGACAAAATTTAATGAATCGCTATAACAAAGGGACTGAATggatattatttaatataatttatctggaggttataataatattgatgtgTTTAGTACTTTTAACAGTTAATGCAAGTGCAGCAACTCCTGATGAACCCGATGAGAAGCAAGAGACAGCCGAAGATGTACTTGCAAAGGTTCAGTGGCTAAAGGACAACTGTGCACCTACTACCAAAGTCAAAGAGTACATGTCATTGACATCAAAGCACAGGGCAGAATGGGTGAAAGATAGGGAGAGAACTGTTGCAGAAATCTTGGAGGAGTTCCCCAGGCTGCTTGGTATTGGGATGGTAGGTTACTACAAAGTCAAATCATTTCAAACTGTGGTAGTCAATATTCTTCTTTCTCGAGCTCTTATTTGTCAAAGCAGTGAGAATAATATTGTCTGCATTACATTTATGGGGTGTGAGAAACTTGGTTAATGATTATTTAGGAGGCTACCATAACAGTCTTGAAACCATCCTGGTAGTGCTGTAGCTATCACTCAGAAGTCCTGGTTAATTCTAATTGTCTTTGCTTCGCACTAGTTAAGTTTTATACATCATTTTCATAACTCTTTTGTGTACTCATAATGCTTTACATACCCTTAAAACCAGTCAGTCCTAGCTAATGCTgactttgattttctttgtttctgaAGAGTTTTGCAATATTGGTCAGCATGTAATTTAGCTTTGGGGAAGTCAATGTAGTGCTCCACAACCAACAAGAATGTTTCATTTAATCACTTTTACTTAAGATTGAGCAAGACTTCCAGCTGATGTACCCAAAAGTTGCTGACAGACTGACTGACAAATGGGGCGGCTTGTCGGACTCACTGATAGATTATGCCACACAGATGTTTCCTCTTTGGAAGGATGTGTTAGGTCTTGATGCCAGTACTGATGTAAAGAAACTGACAGAAggtatttttcacattttgagaaTGTCGGGTTGTCCGATCATTGCTTAATTCATTGGAAGAGTTGGTAAATTTTCAGAATATAATTTGAGTGTTCTCAAGACAACCATCCTCCagattaatttgaagtggctgAGGATTTCCAATTAAATGCTGCATTGACGTAATTCCCTTACGTAAATATGATTTCCTTCATTACGGTGATAACTTGGGTAAGACACACAGAATGTAGGCCTTTATCATGCTGAATTCATTTTGGCCATGCGCCATAGTATCCAATAAAAGTAATGATTGCCcatatttatttacatataaaaaGGAACCAAACTATTTGTCCTTTCAGCCTCGGTTGGTTACATGACTTCAATGGGAGAAATACAAGATGGCCTCacaatgataaaggtctattgaagtTGATCCTAATATGGCAAAGTTAAGGCGGTTGATGATTACTGTTTTGGACCATTATCCTAGTGTTGATATAACTTGCTCAAATTTCCATACTCTCTTTTTAACAGATGAGAAGATCAACCTGTCATTCTTTGTCATTCCAATGATATTTGATGGCTGCGACAAAAAGAAAACTGGTGGCAGATTTGGGCCAAAGGAAACAATGAAAGCCTTTATTGATGTACAACTGGTGAGTATTGTCTTGCaaaatgatattaaaacaaGTATCTCGCATTCCTTTGGCGGATCTAGGGGGAAGGGACTATGTGGCTTTAGggctccccccaaaaaaataaagtaaagaaaaaaaaataagaaaaaatgttgaaaacaaaCTGCCCTTTAGGGATCACACCTCAGTTAAAGTACCCCCTTATGGTGTATCCAGGCACTGCCTCTTCCAGGTTTATCGTTACttggatgtgatccctggccaTAGGGCAGTGTTTGGTTTTATGAATTATTACTGCCATCCAAAAGAAAGGTTGCTGACAATAAATAGGGAGACCGTAAGCATAGGTCAGTTCCAGTGTCATAGGGAAATCTGTTCCATAGTAGCTTGACCCCCTccacaattctttttttttggagggggggggggaacagttTATTCGAGGGTTCAATTTAGCTGTCCCCACCAGCATACCAACCCATAGGTGGCAGattcaagtcctgctccagtaaatttgtctatatttgctaaaaattgatattttcttATTACTTTGACTTTTCGCAGGATATTGTGCACATGCCAACGTACTTAGAAAAAATTGACGCGACAAAACATCCTCAGCCATTCCTGCTCGTCCTGTACAGTGAATCAGTGCTAAAACCTTCCAGTGTATTTGTGATTATTGAGAAGAACACAATTCCGCAACCATCCCTACTGAAGGCCATAGATGTCTGCTATAAGGCTCACTTCATACTCGACTGTAAATACCAGCAACTTTGCACAAGTGTGTGGAAATTCTTTGAGAGGTATATTTTCAACCAGCCTGGAATTCCAACAAACAAAGACAGTCCAACTCTAAGAGCCCTGAGGGCATTTTTGGCTTTCCGAAATTTTCCATGAAAGCTTCCCAGATTGACCATGGGctgtttgacattttgttgtttacctATTCATTCATTCCTTGTTACAGTGCAGACTCATTAATGGTCATGACATTTGCCTTGTTTAGAATCGTATGACTGTCAAGAAATTAGATAGTAAGACTATGGGGGGAAAACATGGTTGTTCTTTGACAGGTTTACTTAATCTTTCAAACCTCTATTTGCTTTCAAacttaaaagaaacaaacaatactACAAAAATCATGACAGTTAAAACTAGTTGAATGCAATTGAAagatgtattaatttattttttgtttctcttacTGGAAACAAACTCTTATAGTGTTATGTATAAAGTATCTCAAtcatacatttttgtaaaacaagGGCAGACTTTGCAGAATTGTGTGGAAGATCTTTGAGAGGTGTATTTTCAACCAACCTGGACTTCCAACAAACAAAGACAGTCCAACTCTAGTACAGGCCTGAGAGCCTTTTTGACTTTCCGAAATCTTCCATGAAATTTTCCCATCTcaatcatgttttgtttaaaacaaaggcAGAGCTTGGGGAATAAGGGGTTTGCCCTTTACCAACACTTTGAAATTAACCCGGCTGTAATAAAATACATGCCCCTAGATGGACCCCCTTCTGAAAACTCCTGAATCCGCCTATGTTAAGGGGTGATAATTCAAactgtttatattttatatttaaaataataacagacatCAACAACACCACTACCTCAAGATTTAATTAAGAAGcaagtgtaaaacattgttttcaacTTAACAAAGTCTGACTATGTTGTACACCAAGTTGATAATATGATTATCGTTTTTTATGAAGAACAAACCCTGAATATTATGTTTACTACTCGTTGTATTCAACTCGTTTAATTTACACACTGTAGTGCTTGTTAGCAAACTTGTTTAAAGATAAGTTCTGTACTTTGATTAATTTATGTAGACTATTCCGAGTGTTGTCGGCAAAGTAACACAAATTGACACAACTCGACACTTAACATTCAGTTTATTTGCGTTTTTTCCAAAGGTTCACGAAAGAAGTCTATTGGCGAGTTATTTTTGACATACGTTTTATTAGTGCacagttgtctttaaaaaaaagggcatTACAAGCAAGTTTCCCAAAGGTTTAATTTTGATAaactaaaatttgtttgttaacgAAAGTCTTTTGGAATTTTTAGGTTAGTTTTAGTCAAGTTTATTTATTAAGCCAATTGTTACTGTtcagaaacaaaaagaaaggcAAGGCAAGCAAGCACCAGTTGTTTgagatttgtttatatttttattggcATGTTATTTAATACAAGTTGTTGTgccatttttgagaaacaaacaaaaagaaagtaaaaacaaGCAAGTGTGTGTTTCAAAAGCTTTAACTTCGGTAATTATAAGATTATGTGTGTGAAAGACATTGCTGAAAGAGCAAGTTACATCATGttctaattgtttttataaaacaaatgtttttttatagagctatttacaaatcattttttcacgaatttgtttCGCAAATAATTTTTGATCCTTGAAAAGCCTCACATATATTTTACTGACTACTAAGTCTGTTTATCAAAAGAAGGTCCTACCTTTGAGGTTGCTTAAATTGTTGAAGCGTACTTTCAGTGCAGTTAAGAAagttcaataaataaaacataaacaaaggaATTGCATTaactgtttattttctttcccaGCATGTGTgtaattcatttaaaatattccaACAACAATGGTTAAAATATTTACCAACATTTGGTGGGAAAAGTGACCAATTTATGTACAGAAATTTAAACGAACCCAATAATTGGATACAGCATTTACCAATACATGGTGGGAAAAGTGACCAATATGTGGTCAGAAATTTAAACAATCCCAATAATTGGATACAGCATTTACCAATACATGGTGGGAAAAGTGACCAATATGTGGACAGAAATTTAAACAATCCCAATAATTGGATACAGCATTTACCAATACATGGTGGGAAAAGTGACCAATATGTGGACAGAAATTTAAACAATCCCAATAATTGGATACAACATTTACCAACAATTggtgaaaaaaattaccaattaCCCCAAAAATATTCACTAACAGTTGGTTGAAAATTGCCCAGTATTTGAACAAATACTTTTAACCAATAAATGGTATACAAAGCATATCCAACAGCTGTGTAATTAGAATTAACCAACTATGTGTAGTTGGGTTTGCCCAATAATTTAGTAAATGGTTTAACCAACGGCTGTTGGGCAATAATTGCCCCAAAACTGGTGGGGCTGATATTTGAACCAACGTTGGGTAAAAAGTTGGGtaatttttacccttttttttttacagtgtataaAGTACAACAACTagcaagttcttcccttattaaattaattcggctgagctaattagtagaCTTAACActctggggcgctaatctgatatagccaggggtatgaggaataaattcatgaaataaaaattaataatattttccaattaaatggaactcttggctttgtaattgcccataccttacgcttgttctttgtgtatagcataatgtacagcgtataaagtagaaaaactcgtaaatcattcccttattaaattaattgggctgaactaattagaagacttaacacattggggcgccgggcttatatagccagggtatgaggaacagattcatgaaataaaaattaataataatttccaattaagatgaaactcttggctttgtaattgctcatatcttacgcttgttctttgtgtatagcataatgtacagcgtaaagagtagaaaaactcgttaattcttcccttattaaattaattgggctgaactaattagaagacttaacacattggggcgccgggcttatatagccaggggtatgaggaacagatttatgaaataaaaattaatattattttccaattaagatggaactcttggctttgtaattgcccgtatcttacgcttgttctttgtgtatagcataatgtacagcgtaaaaagtagaaaaactcgtaaattcttcccttattaaattaattgggctgaactaattagaagacttaacacattggggcgccgggcttatatagccaggggtatgaggaacagatttatgaaataaaaattaataatattgtccaattaatatggaactcttggctttgtaattgcccgtacctatacacttgttctttgcatatcatataaacagcgtaaaaagtagaaaaactcgtaaattcttcccttattaaattaattgcgctgaactaattagcatacttaacacattggggcgctgggcatatatagccaggggtatgggaaacatatttatgaaataaaaattaataatattttccaattaaggtggaactcttggctttgtaatttcCCATACCTTACGCGCTTGTTATATAAGTATAGcgtaaaagtacacaaattcgtaaaatcttccctgattaatttagttgggctgagctaattagcagacttaatactctggggcgctaatctgatatagccagaggtatgaggaatagatttatgaaataaaaattagtaatttttgctaattaagatggaactcttggctttgtatatgcccgtacctagacgcttgttctttgcatagcatataaacagcgtataaagtacaacaactagcaagttcttcccttattaaattaattcggctgagctaattagtagaCTTAACActctggggcgctaatctgatatagccaggggtatgaggaataaattcatgaaataaaaattaataatattttccaattaagatggaactcttggctttgtaattgcccatatcttacgcttgttctttgtgtatagcattaatgtacagcgtaaaaagtagaaaaactcgtaaattcttcccttattaaattaattgggctgaactaattagaagacttaacacattggggcgtcgggcttatatagccaggggtatgaggaacagatttatgaaataaaaattaataatattttccaattaagatggaactcttggctttgtaattgcccataccttacgcttgttctttgtgtatagcataatgtaaagcgtaaaaagtagaaaaactcgtaaattcttcccttattaaattaattgggctgaactaattagaagacttaacacattggggcgccgggcttatatagccaggggtatgaggaacagatttatgaaatataaattaataatattgtccaattaatatggaactcttggctttgtaattgcccgtatcttacgcttgttctttgtgtatagcataatgtacagcgtaaaaagtagaaaaactcgttaattcttcccttattaaattaattgggctgaactaattagaagacttaacacattggggcgccgggcttatatagccaggggtatgaggaacagatttatgaaataaaaattaataatattttccaattaagatggaactcttggctttgtaattgcccgtatcttacgcttgttatttgtgtatagcataatgtacagcgtaaaaagtagaaaaactcgtaaattcttcccttattaaattaattgggctgaactaattagaagacttaacacattggggcgccgggcttatatagccaggggtatgaggaacagatttatgaaataaaaattaataatattgtccaattaatatggaactcttggctttgtaattgcccgtacctatacacttgttctttgcatatcatataaacagcgtaaaaagtagaaaaactcgtaaattcttcccttattaaattaattgggctgaactaattagcatacttaacacattggggcgctgggcatatatagccaggggtatgggaaacatatttatgaaataaaaattaataatattttccaattaaggtggaactcttggctttgtaatttcCCATACCTTACGCGCTTGTTATATAAGTATAGcgtaaaagtacacaaattcgtaaaatcttccctgattaatttagttgggctgagctaattagcagacttaatactctggggcgctaatctgatatagccagaggtatgaggaatagatttatgaaataaaaattagtaatttttgctaattaagatggaactcttggctttgtatatgcccgtacctagacgcttgttctttgcatagcatataaacagcgtataaagtacaacaactagcaagttcttcccttattaaattaattcggctgagctaattagtagaCTTAACActctggggcgctaatctgatatagccaggggtatgaggaataaattcatgaaataaaaattaataatattttccaattaagatggaactcttggctttgtaattgcccatatcttacgcttgttctttgtgtatagcattaatgtacagcgtaaaaagtagaaaaactcgtaaattcttcccttattaaattaattgggctgaactaattagaagacttaacacattggggcgtcgggcttatatagccaggggtatgaggaacagatttatgaaataaaaattaataatattttccaattaagatggaactcttggctttgtaattgcccataccttacgcttgttctttgtgtatagcataatgtaaagcgtaaaaagtagaaaaactcgtaaattcttcccttattaaattaattgggctgaactaattagaagacttaacacattggggcgccgggcttatatagccaggggtatgaggaacagatttatgaaataaaaattaataatattgtccaattaatatggaactcttggctttgtaattgcccgtatcttacgcttgttctttgtgtatagcataatgtacagcgtaaaaagtagaaaaactcgtaaattcttacCTTATTAAAtcaattgggctgaactaattagaagacttaacacattggggcgccgggcttatatagccggggtatgaggaacagatttatgaaataaaaattaataatattgtccaattaatatggaactcttggctttgtaattgcccgtatcttacgcttgttctttgtgtatagcataatgtacagcgtaaaaagtagaaaaactcgtaaaattcttcccttattaaatcaattgggctgaactaattagaagacttaacacattggggcgccgggcttgtatagccaggggtatgaggaacagatttatgaaataaaaattaataatattgtccaattagtatggaactcttggctttgtaattgcccgtatcttacgcttgttctttgtgtatagcataatgtacagcgtaaaaagtagaaaaactcgtaaattcttcccttattaaattaattgggctgaactaattagaagacttaacacattggggcgtcgggcttatatagccaggggtatgaggaacagattcatgaaataaaaattaataatattttccaattaatatggaactcttggctttgtaattgcccgtatcttacgcttgttctttgtgtatagcataatgtacagcgtaaaaagtagaaaaactcgtaaattcttcccttattaaatcaattgggctgaactaattagaagacttaacacttttgggcgccgggcttatatagccaggggtatgaggaacagatttatgaaataaaaaataataatattttccaattaaggtgGAACAATTCGTAAAATCTTCCCTGATTaatttagttgggctgagcttattagcagacttaacactcTGGGGCGCTAATTTgatatagccagaggtatgaggaatagatttatgaaataaaaattaataatttttgctaattaagatggaactcttggctttgtatatgcccgtacctatacgcttgttctttgcatagcatataaacagcgtataaagtacaacaactagcaagttcttcccttattaaattaattcggctgagctaattagtagaCTTAACActctggggcgctaatctgatatagccaggggtatgaggaataaattcatgaaataaaaattaataatattttccaattaagatggaactcttggctttgtaattgcccatatcttacgcttgttctttgtgtatagcattaatgtacagcgtaaaaagtagaaaaactcgtaaattcttcccttattaaattaattgggctgaactaattagcagacttaacaagttggggcgctaatctgatatagccaggggtatgaggaatagatttatgaactaaaaattaataaatttttccaattaagatggaactcttggctttgtaattgcccataccttacgcataCAGCGCATACAGTACAAAAATTCGTATATTCTTCATTgactaaattaattgggctaagCTATTTAGCAGACTTCAAAcactggggcgctaatctgatatagccaggggtatgaggaatagatttatgaaataaaaattaataatattgcccaattaagatggaactcttggctttgaatctacccataccttacgcgtgtACAATCCTTCCGCACTGTCTTCGACGGATAATGACGGTCGTTGACAGTTATATcaaaatttggtgctagcaccaaatttttTTGCCatcaccaaatttggtgttggGCCCAAATTTGGTGCTCACTTCAGTCTGGTTCTCAGGCCTGCCTCAAGTCCACCTGCGATTTGTTTGCACCACAACAAATTTTAGTCTGGTTCAAGGTGCTCTCCAGCGCATAAGCAGATACCTTCAAAGAACACCTTGACCAAGGCTCGTTTAAATCACAGTGCAAGTAAATTGCAGGTCTTAACAACTGTCACCCTGTAATTCCTGCGCAACCAATTCATCTTAGGGCTCTGAACCCCAGTTTTCCTTAAATTCAAAATGCCCCGTGAAGATACCAGAGTGGGACTCTGTATTCCTCTCAGGACATCTTCTCTTGTGTACCACAAGGAGTCTTCTGGATCTGGCCACTTCCATCTGACTGGACCACATCTCACCATAACAGAAACCTTAACTTCCCCATTCAGTGTGTCTTCTATCACCCTGGATAAGCACTTTTGTCATACTGGACAAGACACCAATCACCCACTTTCACAGGAAACTGTTGATCATCTTGTCCTTCCGGATACTCTTTAGAATATCAGCTGCAGAGGCTGCCAGCTCCTCATCAACCTGTGGAACTTCAAAATCTGGGGAAAGAAAATCTAGTGCAGTGACAAATGGAATCTACAGTAAATTTATAAGAACCATAAAGGGGTTAATCAGCCGAATTtagttatttctttttcaaGAATCTATTATATGGACCGATTCTCCCAAGGGAAGTTTACTGTACTAACATCTAGTACaaactcgaaaaaaaaaaacttttgcagactgaaaccaaaattgatgATGAACAACACATACCAGTAAGACCCTCTTCAATGCTTTGCAGAACCTGAGCTGCAGTTAGTTGGAATGCTTCAAATATCTCGGTACTGTTCATCTGGTCCTCAAAATCTGTCAAAACAAATTGCATACGTAACAGGGATTTCTGCCAACTATAGCAATTGTTCCAGCTTCAGCCTTTCATCTACCTGGCTTGATTAAGGTCCACAAAGGAAATACATGACCATTTGGATTTTCGAACAAATCCCCAAAGAAAACagggaaaaataataataataatagcgggatttatatagcgccattccatctagatcatggcGCTAGTAAGCAAAGCAGATAAAGATAAATAATGGTCATACTGGAAACAGGTGagttattatatgttttttaaaagtcgaAACCGTGTCAAGTGTTCGGAGGTGCCGGGGTAAATTGTTCCAGAGCTTAGGACCAGAGATTGAGAAGGCTTTGTCGGAAAAGGAGTTTCTGGACCTAGACACTGACAGCCATGTTTCGTCATAACAGGAACGTAAACCAGGACGACAGGTACATATGGACAGATGAAATGATTGAGGTATTGGGGAGCTGTGTTGTGAAGACATTTGAAGATGTGAAGAGCAATCTTAAAGATGATTCTTTGCCGGACAGGAAGCCAGTGTAGTTGGGAAAGAAGAGGATGTAATTATTCACCCTAGACAACTGAACTTACCTGTTTGCTCTGCATTGGTATGGCAATCTCTGGCGACGTTTGTGTTGAGCTTTTTAGCCTTTTTGTGGAGCTTTTTAGCCTTTTTGTTGAGCTTTTTAGCATTTTTGTCAAGCTTTTTAGctgtgattgaaaaaaaaagaatttgtttgattacaggttaaaaaaattagttaagTATGAAGTGgattttttgcttttgtaacAAGGAATTGACAATGTGACATCCAGCTGAAGATACTCTCACCAATGAGGTAAGTATGTTTTACAAGCTTGGGGTTGGGTGGTTAAGATACATGTCTGTACTCGTAAGAAGGAATTTGTGGGTTCGAGTAATTTTTTTCTCActtaaaaatgaatttttttgttcttaagcGATTGTTAACATACCACGTTTGATGTCGCCTGGTCGTTTCAGCATCTTGATTTTCCTCTTCACACGTGGAGTTGTGTATGCTGAATTCAGACATTTGCCTTGCGTCCAGAGGAGTCTTCACATTCAGTGCAGAAGCAAGACAGCCTTCTCACATTGACTTGCCTTCACCCAAGCCCACAGCAGAGTGTATCTTCCTTGTACCAGGCAGCGTTTCAACATTTGTCCGTAGTGGCCTCTCCCTGTTGATTTCGGATTTATCCAAAAACAAGAATGCTCTTCTTGAGTGACTACAAGTGAAATTTCCTTCGATATCCATGCATGTGCTTGCTTTTGTGAGTCTTTGACGGCAAAACTCGTAAAAGGAGGCAGCATCCTGAATGATGCATCCTTCTCTGCCTAACAGCTCTGGTGTTGCACTTTTAACCACACCCCCTTCCCGTCGCACGGATATTTTCCATGCCTGGAACCAAAGTAATTCCTCTACACTGATTCAACATCAAAGTCTGACCCGGTGTAGGCTATGTCCATGAGGGGAGTCCTTGACTTGTACTGACTGGAACATCCGTCAGTCCACTGGATCTCTCGTGCAACATCCAGACCACGATTATCTACCAAGTGTTTATCTACCTCGTTTTGAGATTTTGTCTCTGAG belongs to Asterias rubens unplaced genomic scaffold, eAstRub1.3, whole genome shotgun sequence and includes:
- the LOC117306637 gene encoding uncharacterized protein LOC117306637; protein product: MSLTSKHRAEWVKDRERTVAEILEEFPRLLGIGMIEQDFQLMYPKVADRLTDKWGGLSDSLIDYATQMFPLWKDVLGLDASTDVKKLTEDEKINLSFFVIPMIFDGCDKKKTGGRFGPKETMKAFIDVQLDIVHMPTYLEKIDATKHPQPFLLVLYSESVLKPSSVFVIIEKNTIPQPSLLKAIDVCYKAHFILDCKYQQLCTSVWKFFERYIFNQPGIPTNKDSPTLRALRAFLAFRNFP